The Episyrphus balteatus chromosome 3, idEpiBalt1.1, whole genome shotgun sequence genome segment TCGGAGAGTGAGAACAGCCAAGTGCTGAGCAGTAAATTGTACGCCTATGAGCCCTCAACTCGAACATGGACGCTTCTGACGTCCGCCCTAAGCTCGAGGCTGCTTCATACAGCAGATTTTGTAACTCCCGGCTTGATGTTAGTCTTCGGAGGCAACACCCATAATGACACCTCTCAGAGCTATGGCGCCAAATGCTATAGCAAGGATCTTATGGTGTACGACGTTTTCTGTGATTCTTGGCATTATCAAGAAATACCATCCGACCTGGTCTCAGATCTGGCACGCTTTGGCCATAGCTCGGTAGTTTTTGAAGATTCGCTTTACATTTACGGCGGATTTGATGGTCAGCTGTTGTCAGACATGCTGAAGTATACACCGGGGAACTGCAATTACTTTACAAAGCAAGAGAAGTGCCTGAACTCACGACCGGGAGTCAAATGCATCTGGGATGTACAGAAATCCCGCTGCATTTCAATTGACAAAGTACAGAAGGCGTCGATTTTTGGTCGCGAACAGTACGACTATATTCCTTGTCCAGTTAAGAGTCGCCTCACAATGACCTCTGAGTTGTTGCACGATGTAAGTCGTTGCCATGAACTGAATAACTGTGAATCGTGTCTATCCAACAGTTTTGGTTGCATCTACTGTGGCAACGGTTCATGCTCCAAAGACAAATGTCGTGATGTATTCTACGATGGTCGTTCGATAGCGATAAAACGTCTCGATGAGTGTCCCAAGGAAATTGGAACAGAATGTGAACATTTGCATTGTTGTTATGCTTGCTCGGCAAATCCCAGTTGCATTTGGGAAATGGAACACAATCGTTGTCGTCCATTCATAGGTAATCGTACAATTGATTCAGCGGACATACAATGTCCTCCGCCATGTGCAAATCTGACCAGCTGTGCCAATTGCACCGAAGAGGAATGCATTTGGTGTCAGAATGAACAGCGATGTGTCGACAGGAATGCCTACACTGCCAGTTTTCCCTATGGCCAATGTAGGGAATGGACGACCCACCCGTCCAAATGTCGCCCGGAAGTGTCGGGCTCACAATGTGGTTTCTATAAGACTTGCAATCAGTGCAGGGATGATCCCGCTTGCGGTTGGTGCGACGATGGATCCAACACGGGCTTGGGTGAGTGCCTTCCGGGAGGGGCAAGTGGCCCTCAAGACGTGATGGAATGTTCAGCCACACAGTGGTACTTTACTTCCTGTCCGGATTGTCAATGCAATGGACACAGTGTTTGTCTGGACAAGTACACTTGTGATCAGCCCTGCTCCAATCTCACAATGGGACGTAATTGCGAAAAATGCAAATCAGGTTTCTGGGGAAATCCAGTTAATGGCGGAGCATGCCAAAAATGTGAATGCAACAATCAAGGCAGTCTATGTAATTCGGATTCGGGAAAATGTTTCTGTCAGACAAAGGGAATTGTTGGTGACCACTGCGAAAAGTGTGACAGTCAGAACCACTATCATGGTGATCCACTTAAATCTTCCTGCTACTACGACCTCACCATTGACTACCAATTTACCTTTAATTTGTCCAAAAAAGAGGATCGTCATTTTACACAGATTAACTTCCGCAACTCACCGGGCAAACCAGACATTGACGCTGACTTTACAATAACATGCAGCGTTGCAGCCAAGATGAATATAACAGTTCGCAAAGCAGGAACAAATGAAAAGTATGCATTTACTGGTATCAATTGTTCGACATTCCGACATCGTTTCCCAAAGACCGAATATCATTTTGGTGCAAATAGCGAAGACAATACAACTCTGACGACGTTCTACGTTTACGTGTACGACTTTCAACCACCGATTTGGATTCAAATCGCCTTCTCGCAATATCCAAAGTTAAATTTGCAACAGTTTTTCATAACCTTTTCGACTTGTTTCCTGATGCTGCTCCTGATGGCGGCGATATTATGGAAGATAAAACAGAAATACGATATGTTCCGAAGGCGACAACGGCTGTTTGTTGAAATGGAACAAATGGCATCTAGGCCATTTTCtcaggtttgtttttttttatcaaatttgttCTAGTAAAATAGATTAACTTGGTTTTGGTTTTAGGTTCTGGTTGAAATTGAGAATAGGGAACACATAGATTTGACGCAAACAATTGAAAGTATATCGACTGCTTCAAGGAAACGCAAAAAGGTTTGTATTCATTTGCAGTTTTGATatactttttttaacaaaattgttattttgtttaggATTGTCCAAGTCCTATAGCTTTAGAACCTTGTAATGGAAACCGTGCTGCAGTTTTATCTCTTCTAGTCCGATTACCAACAGGTAAGAATATATTATAAagattgtaaaaattttaatattttattataaatcttttaaaaaaggtGGCCTACAGCATGCACCACCTGGTCAAGCGGCTGGTTTAGCTGTAGCAAGTGCATTAGTTACTCTTGGCAACCCCAGGAGGCCATCATTGGAACATCAAAAAGAAcccaaaacaaaacgaaaacaaagCCAGCATCCAGATAGTTGTACATAAtataatttgtaaataaataataactgtAATATTATTtacaaatcttaaaaaaaaaaacacacactgtttaaacataaaaaaaacgacattattattaaatatttaacaatacaggattaaaagcaaatataattataagataaaaattcacttattaaaattaaataaaaacaaaaaaaaaagacaaataaataaataaaaaaaaattattaaaaatcgataataaattatttaatggtcTTTAGTTTGGTATCTTAGTAGAAATTGGGTTAGCACTGTTTCACGGATggcaatccgatcatcagacaaCAAACTGTTGGTTGTGCCATATCaacgcacataggggtatttaccaattttacgcggacaaaattatttttccggtttatcttcatcaacaaggtaaaagcttgtattgagtactggaataaagtgttttaagtgttgatttcgatgaaaacatttttcttcctaaaccactttttgatcaaacaaaaaagtgtcaagaatggaTCCCTATGGTTTATTAAAACGCTTATAAATGCAGTTCTATTAATGGTATcaccaagataaaggtcttaaaatttaggaaaaatcataaggattcaggttctgtaattcaagaagttgaatctttaaaaaaacttaaaatatggatgctgaatgcaaggtaaccatttttcaaaacctaaaacctttaagaagggcaaatgggtcgaagttgcacttattttttcaagattcaattagataagagtttaacctttagaaaacattaaattttatcacacaataatgtgaaattgtataacttatctccttaccaacacagaaatttactttttttacgattaatttatattaagattcaacatatcacttttttatttattaagtaataCAACATTTAGATCCAACATCTAGAAGACAGTTTCGTATCTCTttatcaatattccataaaaacttctttctaaatccacttcaaaaaaaagtacttacttaagcacagtcgctaaattacaaaaaaaaattaattttatctttgggctgaaaactttgaactttagaccgctgctgttagtcacctgaatcaataatcaatttttaaactataagaaaacgctaagcaagttatctacttttagtaggatgttgattttttacgtttggatcagtttaaaatttcgtgttttgtccgcctaaattgactaaatacccctatgtgcaacGTTAAAATCATTTCCAACGCTAAGTAGATAACTCCCTTGTCCACAAAATCGTATGACATTTGTTACTTTAAGAACATTTGGGATGGATTGTTGTCTTTTCGATGGTGGAAGCCTGACTTCAATGTTCCTGAGTACATCTACGAATGCTTCTATAGAAATTCGgaaattcagtaaaaaaaaactaaagacaACTATTAACGGACAATGAGTTGTCATCTTCTCTTAAGTACAATGGATTTAAAGCATCCCCTACTTTTCTTCCTACAATGGCTTCCTCAAATCGAGTTTCTTCATCATTTTTGCtctcttcaaaaaataattctatcgACGACTTTATGTGCTGATacttgaaaataaaagttttttattggaatacaattttgtttacaaaacctATTTCATTTGACTGAAAATGTCTAACAACGACGTTTTTTTAGTAAACAAAATATGATGAGAAAAATCTATGGGGGAGAAATTTGCAATTTATGGAAAATTTGATAcataggaaatttttttgacatccATAATACCGAATTTATCAAAAGAACTATTCACAATTATAGATCTCAAATTTATAGCAAGGACAcagtttatcaaaaattttgatagtcGATCACGGTAATACCGATTcattcattttgttgataaatatcAAATATCGTGTTGATATTTGAAAACCGTAATAGGGgccaaatactttttttatatttctctgatatatgtacattagggtgcttcttatatggtcgaaaaaatctttttttcgattttttaatgggacacccctgcattatgttctaccatataagcatagtgtatggtatttttttccgattttaatattaaaatttaggggtcgctaccattcactaaagattaagacccgatttttatatcttctaataaacagtcatttaactgtctgtcgaataaagatattaggctcataaacaatcagataaaatcattgaatttttcaattaagctattttacagaataacacaaaaaaatgtcaaattaaaaaatattcaaaattaaactacatttttattccgctgtatttttatcaaaacttctttcaaaacagttaaagatttaatataaagtacttaattctgattacaaatttttaaattttctgagaaaaaaaaagcaaaatttggtgtatttttcaaaactttgagttgtggtagcgacccctagaacgtgtttaaactggaccaaattttacccaatttatatttaagacaggaagaacaaaatgaaagggtgccccattaaaatttcgaaaattgatttttaagaagcaccctaatgtacatacatatagcattcgcacttttatttaaactaaacacaaattatttaaccttttcacaaatatatttcaccttttagcaaatatatttcaccttttagcaaatataattaaactaaaagcaattataattaaactaaagcaaactatttaaacttttagcaattcTATTTAACCAAAACACAAACTTATTTCACCTTCTAAATTCTTATCCCTTCTTCATAGCACGATATCAAAAGCCTTTTCTAAAAAAGGTTAAATCATTTTGCGTTTAGGTTTAATAGATTTgcgaaaagtttaaatagtttgctttagtttaattatgattgcttttagtttaattatatttgctaaaaggtgaaatatatttgctaaaaggtgaaatatatttgtgaaaggtgaaactaatttgtgtttagtttaaataaaagtgcgaatgctatatatagcattcgcacttttatttaaactaaacacaaattatttaaccttttcacaaatatatttcaccttttagcaaatatatttcaccttttagcaaatataattaaactaaaagcaaatcaattaaacctaaaagcaaatataattaaactaaagcaaactatttaaacttttagcaaatctatttaaACTAAACGCAAACTGATTTAACCTTTTCAAGAAAAAGCTTTTGGTATCGAGCTATGAAGAAGGGATTAGGATTTAGAAGCTGTCCGTAGCAATAAAATCAACGAAACACTCCAAAAACCACAATAAGACATTTTAAACAAAGTGTGATTTTCAGTTCATAGGGTCAAATCtatataataacaaaaaaagaaacttcaCCTAGGATTTGATGCAGTTTTGAAGAAAGGTTTATTTTTAGTATAAATCTCagttaatgtaattttttcttagGTGGGACAtccgctatttaaaaaattgcgtTGCTCTTaatacctcgaaaacgacttgttgcacagaaatttttcggtttgaaaatacaattatctttctttctccCATATCTCATATCCTCATGCGAGCTATACTTTCTGAGTTACATCGCCGTAAAACCtgtgttttgtaatgttttttatatttccgaaaaagttataaattaaaaGTAACATACTCCAACTCTTATAGTATAGCATACGCACGACCAGTTCTTAATcagaacgaagaaaaaataacaaaaataataaaaattattaaaattattttaattttaagtggagtgattgaatataattcaatataagttcaagtgacctcaactccaaaaatttataaagcgtttcgcccaggtacgacagtgggctcatcagttagatcgaccaaaataaggcgtcttagtaagggtacgacagatctaactgatgagcccactgtcgtacctgggcgaaacgctttataaatttttggagttgaggtcacttgaacttatattgaatgaGTTCTTAATAAGATTAGCATGGACCATAAC includes the following:
- the LOC129913964 gene encoding attractin, with amino-acid sequence MLDGMKFHSKMMCCEYSSTGTFNVKYRRKVFIITFIQMLAIWMSVVQTIDAFNCTSDESCKNGGICRNNACICPDGWQGSDCQFCGGKVRLTEPEGVIHDGFGNYSVSVKCSWLIDARHTNWSNRYPGGNKKPAKIRLHLEEFATECGWDHLYIYDGDSVESPLLAVYSGLMYRKNFSIRKVPEIVAQSGSALLHFFSDDAYNMSGFNISYKVNGCPTNNSSLDCSGHGKCRSTDATCICDALYTGEACNIHTCANGCSFHLKQGECKKSEGRCECYSGFTGYDCSQISALGVWTAVSAQYSPPPPGSASHGAAVWRDTLHIIGGESYDRGELLNMYDFNGNVWEAVHIEGGSSVPEIRYGVSTVMYGDKIFMYGGVIRHKGICGELWAFDVSAKTWENITVKAEPCNETSFTMCGPLRVVGHTATLVPGFGDKSTYQYMVVIFGHSPQYGYLNTVQEYNFGSREWRIVETNGYVVKGGYGHSAAYDMLTEKIYVYGGIVSESENSQVLSSKLYAYEPSTRTWTLLTSALSSRLLHTADFVTPGLMLVFGGNTHNDTSQSYGAKCYSKDLMVYDVFCDSWHYQEIPSDLVSDLARFGHSSVVFEDSLYIYGGFDGQLLSDMLKYTPGNCNYFTKQEKCLNSRPGVKCIWDVQKSRCISIDKVQKASIFGREQYDYIPCPVKSRLTMTSELLHDVSRCHELNNCESCLSNSFGCIYCGNGSCSKDKCRDVFYDGRSIAIKRLDECPKEIGTECEHLHCCYACSANPSCIWEMEHNRCRPFIGNRTIDSADIQCPPPCANLTSCANCTEEECIWCQNEQRCVDRNAYTASFPYGQCREWTTHPSKCRPEVSGSQCGFYKTCNQCRDDPACGWCDDGSNTGLGECLPGGASGPQDVMECSATQWYFTSCPDCQCNGHSVCLDKYTCDQPCSNLTMGRNCEKCKSGFWGNPVNGGACQKCECNNQGSLCNSDSGKCFCQTKGIVGDHCEKCDSQNHYHGDPLKSSCYYDLTIDYQFTFNLSKKEDRHFTQINFRNSPGKPDIDADFTITCSVAAKMNITVRKAGTNEKYAFTGINCSTFRHRFPKTEYHFGANSEDNTTLTTFYVYVYDFQPPIWIQIAFSQYPKLNLQQFFITFSTCFLMLLLMAAILWKIKQKYDMFRRRQRLFVEMEQMASRPFSQVLVEIENREHIDLTQTIESISTASRKRKKDCPSPIALEPCNGNRAAVLSLLVRLPTGGLQHAPPGQAAGLAVASALVTLGNPRRPSLEHQKEPKTKRKQSQHPDSCT